A genome region from Taeniopygia guttata chromosome 18, bTaeGut7.mat, whole genome shotgun sequence includes the following:
- the TBC1D16 gene encoding TBC1 domain family member 16 isoform X2: MSLGRLLRRASSKASDLLTLTPGGGGSSSVLDGDIIYSKNNVCVHPPELLQGIGEHHPGYLCLYMEKDELLGTTLILAWVPNSRIQRQDEEALRYVTPESSPVRKAPRKRGHHAQALGVGRPLSPPEHRGALGLRGDEILSVSQLLRDGGPSSEGEKLSQSGARRSPQPPRSDSGTLSTVSSQEEHNRSEGTEEGLDCREDEGSLELSADDVSRDSTFDSDSDAFSSPFCLSPISEALGKSSSSVFMDSESRDTCDNRMTCSTSSASSLDTSAQFQESNGQTQSTRWDEQQKVFALEQVCGVFRVDLGQMRSLRLFFSDEACTCGQLVVASRESQYKIFHFHHGGLDKLSEVFQQWKYCTETHLKDQLADEKTCMQFSIRRPKLPSSETHPEENSHRRLDVSAWLQHLNEAGQVEEEYRLRKAIFFGGIDISIRGEVWPFLLRYYSYESTSEEREALRLQKRKEYFEIQEKRLSMTPDEQKDFWRQVQFTVDKDVVRTDRSNQFFRGEDNPNVETMRRILLNYAVFNPAIGYSQGMSDLVAPLLAEVLDESDTFWCFVGLMQNTIFISSPRDEDMEKQLLYLRELLRLMHPRFHQHLCALGEDGLQMLFCHRWILLCFKREFPEAEALRMWEACWAHYQTDYFHLFICVAIVVIYGDDVIEQQLATDQMLLHFGNLAMHMNGELVLRKARSLLYQFHLLPRIPCSLHDLCKLCGTGMWDSGFIPAVECSGHHPESESCPYGGLVEVSSPKPGSEGKKGLKTRDVFAFRK, encoded by the exons GCTATTTGTGCTTGTACATGGAGAAGGACGAGCTGCTGGGAACCACGCTGATCCTGGCCTGGGTGCCCAACTCCCGCATCCAGCGGCAGGATGAGGAAGCCCTGCGCTACGTCACCCCCGAGAGCTCCCCCGTGCGCAAAGCGCCCCGAAAGCGCGGCCACCACGCCCAGGCCCTCGGCGTCGGCCGGCCCCTGTCCCCCCCGGAGCACAGAGGGGCGCTGGGCCTCAGGGGGGACGAGATCCTCTCGGTGTCCCAGCTGCTGAGGGACGGGGGCCCCTCCTCGGAAGGGGAGAAGCTGTCGCAGAGCGGCGCCCGCCGGTCCCCGCAGCCGCCCCGCAGCGACTCAGGGACCCTGTCCACGGTCAGCTCCCAGGAGGAGCACAACAGGTCGGAGGGCACGGAGGAGGGCCTGGACTGCAGGGAGGACGAGGGCTCCTTGGAGCTGTCTGCTGATGatgtgagcagggacagcacttTTGACTCTGATTCTGATGCCTTCTCTTCccccttctgcctctctcccATCAGTGAAGCcctggggaaaagcagcagctccgTGTTCATGGACAGTGAAAGCAG GGACACGTGTGACAATCGCATGACCTGCtccaccagctctgcctccagcctgGACACCAGTGCCCAGTTCCAGGAGAGCAATGGGCAAACGCAGAGCACCAGATGGGATGAACAGCAGAAGGTATTTGCCCTCGAGCAGGTGTGTGGTGTCTTCAGAGTAGACCTGGGACAAATGAGATCCCTTCGCCTTTTCTTCAG TGATGAGGCGTGTACCTGTGGGCAGCTGGTGGTGGCGAGCAGGGAGAGCCAGTACAAGATCTTCCATTTTCACCACGGTGGCCTGGATAAACTGTCTGAGGTGTTTCAGCAATGGAAGTACTGCACAGAGACCCATCTCAAGGACCAG CTTGCAGATGAGAAAACCTGCATGCAGTTCTCCATCCGCCGCCCCAAGCTGCCCTCCTCGGAGACCCACCCCGAGGAGAACTCCCACCGGCGCCTGGACGTgtcagcctggctgcagcacctCAACGAGGCCGGCCAGGTGGAGGAGGAGTACAGGCTGAGGAAG GCCATTTTCTTTGGTGGGATTGATATTTCCATCCGTGGGGAGGTCTGGCCCTTTTTGCTCCGCTACTACAGCTACGAGTCCACCTCTGAAGAGAGAGAGGCACTGAGGctgcagaagaggaaagaatACTTTGAGATCCAGGAAAAAAG GCTGTCCATGACTCCAGATGAGCAGAAGGATTTCTGGCGCCAGGTGCAGTTCACGGTGGACAAGGATGTCGTGAGGACCGACCGCAGCAACCAGTTCTTCCGAGGGGAGGACAACCCAAACGTGGAGACCATGAG GAGGATCTTGCTGAACTATGCAGTGTTTAACCCAGCCATTGGATACTCCCAGGGCATGTCTGACCTGGTTGCCCCACTCCTGGCAGAGGTCCTGGATGAGTCGGATACTTTCTGGTGCTTTGTTGGGTTGATGCAGAACACAATCTTCATCAGCTCGCCCCGGGATGAAGACATGGAGAAGCAGCTG CTGTACCTGCGGGAGCTGCTGCGGCTGATGCACCCCCGCTTCCACCAGCACCTGTGTGCCCTGGGAGAGGACGGGCTGCAGATGCTCTTCTGCCACCGCTGGATCCTGCTCTGCTTCAAGCGCGAGTTCCCCGAGGCCGAGGCGCTGCGCATGTGGGAAGCGTGCTGGGCTCACTACCAG ACAGACTATTTCCACCTCTTCATCTGCGTGGCCATCGTGGTGATTTATGGGGACGACGTCATCGAGCAGCAGCTGGCCACTGACCAGATGCTGCTGCATTTCGGCAACCTGGCCATGCACATGAACGGGGAGCTCGTACTCAGGAAG gCCAGGAGTCTGCTCTATCAGTTCCACCTGCTGCCCCGCATCCCCTGCAGCCTGCACGACCTCTGCAAGCTGTGTGGGACAGGCATGTGGGACAGCGGCTTCATCCCCGCCGTGGAGTGCTCTGGCCACCACCCCGAGTCCGAGAGCTGCCCGTACGGGGGCCTGGTGGAAGTGTCTTCTCCTAAACCAGGAAGTGAAGGCAAGAAAGGCCTGAAAACACGGGATGTCTTTGCCTTCCGAAAATAG
- the TBC1D16 gene encoding TBC1 domain family member 16 isoform X1, with translation MSLGRLLRRASSKASDLLTLTPGGGGSSSVLDGDIIYSKNNVCVHPPELLQGIGEHHPGYLCLYMEKDELLGTTLILAWVPNSRIQRQDEEALRYVTPESSPVRKAPRKRGHHAQALGVGRPLSPPEHRGALGLRGDEILSVSQLLRDGGPSSEGEKLSQSGARRSPQPPRSDSGTLSTVSSQEEHNRSEGTEEGLDCREDEGSLELSADDVSRDSTFDSDSDAFSSPFCLSPISEALGKSSSSVFMDSESRDTCDNRMTCSTSSASSLDTSAQFQESNGQTQSTRWDEQQKVFALEQVCGVFRVDLGQMRSLRLFFSDEACTCGQLVVASRESQYKIFHFHHGGLDKLSEVFQQWKYCTETHLKDQQLADEKTCMQFSIRRPKLPSSETHPEENSHRRLDVSAWLQHLNEAGQVEEEYRLRKAIFFGGIDISIRGEVWPFLLRYYSYESTSEEREALRLQKRKEYFEIQEKRLSMTPDEQKDFWRQVQFTVDKDVVRTDRSNQFFRGEDNPNVETMRRILLNYAVFNPAIGYSQGMSDLVAPLLAEVLDESDTFWCFVGLMQNTIFISSPRDEDMEKQLLYLRELLRLMHPRFHQHLCALGEDGLQMLFCHRWILLCFKREFPEAEALRMWEACWAHYQTDYFHLFICVAIVVIYGDDVIEQQLATDQMLLHFGNLAMHMNGELVLRKARSLLYQFHLLPRIPCSLHDLCKLCGTGMWDSGFIPAVECSGHHPESESCPYGGLVEVSSPKPGSEGKKGLKTRDVFAFRK, from the exons GCTATTTGTGCTTGTACATGGAGAAGGACGAGCTGCTGGGAACCACGCTGATCCTGGCCTGGGTGCCCAACTCCCGCATCCAGCGGCAGGATGAGGAAGCCCTGCGCTACGTCACCCCCGAGAGCTCCCCCGTGCGCAAAGCGCCCCGAAAGCGCGGCCACCACGCCCAGGCCCTCGGCGTCGGCCGGCCCCTGTCCCCCCCGGAGCACAGAGGGGCGCTGGGCCTCAGGGGGGACGAGATCCTCTCGGTGTCCCAGCTGCTGAGGGACGGGGGCCCCTCCTCGGAAGGGGAGAAGCTGTCGCAGAGCGGCGCCCGCCGGTCCCCGCAGCCGCCCCGCAGCGACTCAGGGACCCTGTCCACGGTCAGCTCCCAGGAGGAGCACAACAGGTCGGAGGGCACGGAGGAGGGCCTGGACTGCAGGGAGGACGAGGGCTCCTTGGAGCTGTCTGCTGATGatgtgagcagggacagcacttTTGACTCTGATTCTGATGCCTTCTCTTCccccttctgcctctctcccATCAGTGAAGCcctggggaaaagcagcagctccgTGTTCATGGACAGTGAAAGCAG GGACACGTGTGACAATCGCATGACCTGCtccaccagctctgcctccagcctgGACACCAGTGCCCAGTTCCAGGAGAGCAATGGGCAAACGCAGAGCACCAGATGGGATGAACAGCAGAAGGTATTTGCCCTCGAGCAGGTGTGTGGTGTCTTCAGAGTAGACCTGGGACAAATGAGATCCCTTCGCCTTTTCTTCAG TGATGAGGCGTGTACCTGTGGGCAGCTGGTGGTGGCGAGCAGGGAGAGCCAGTACAAGATCTTCCATTTTCACCACGGTGGCCTGGATAAACTGTCTGAGGTGTTTCAGCAATGGAAGTACTGCACAGAGACCCATCTCAAGGACCAG CAGCTTGCAGATGAGAAAACCTGCATGCAGTTCTCCATCCGCCGCCCCAAGCTGCCCTCCTCGGAGACCCACCCCGAGGAGAACTCCCACCGGCGCCTGGACGTgtcagcctggctgcagcacctCAACGAGGCCGGCCAGGTGGAGGAGGAGTACAGGCTGAGGAAG GCCATTTTCTTTGGTGGGATTGATATTTCCATCCGTGGGGAGGTCTGGCCCTTTTTGCTCCGCTACTACAGCTACGAGTCCACCTCTGAAGAGAGAGAGGCACTGAGGctgcagaagaggaaagaatACTTTGAGATCCAGGAAAAAAG GCTGTCCATGACTCCAGATGAGCAGAAGGATTTCTGGCGCCAGGTGCAGTTCACGGTGGACAAGGATGTCGTGAGGACCGACCGCAGCAACCAGTTCTTCCGAGGGGAGGACAACCCAAACGTGGAGACCATGAG GAGGATCTTGCTGAACTATGCAGTGTTTAACCCAGCCATTGGATACTCCCAGGGCATGTCTGACCTGGTTGCCCCACTCCTGGCAGAGGTCCTGGATGAGTCGGATACTTTCTGGTGCTTTGTTGGGTTGATGCAGAACACAATCTTCATCAGCTCGCCCCGGGATGAAGACATGGAGAAGCAGCTG CTGTACCTGCGGGAGCTGCTGCGGCTGATGCACCCCCGCTTCCACCAGCACCTGTGTGCCCTGGGAGAGGACGGGCTGCAGATGCTCTTCTGCCACCGCTGGATCCTGCTCTGCTTCAAGCGCGAGTTCCCCGAGGCCGAGGCGCTGCGCATGTGGGAAGCGTGCTGGGCTCACTACCAG ACAGACTATTTCCACCTCTTCATCTGCGTGGCCATCGTGGTGATTTATGGGGACGACGTCATCGAGCAGCAGCTGGCCACTGACCAGATGCTGCTGCATTTCGGCAACCTGGCCATGCACATGAACGGGGAGCTCGTACTCAGGAAG gCCAGGAGTCTGCTCTATCAGTTCCACCTGCTGCCCCGCATCCCCTGCAGCCTGCACGACCTCTGCAAGCTGTGTGGGACAGGCATGTGGGACAGCGGCTTCATCCCCGCCGTGGAGTGCTCTGGCCACCACCCCGAGTCCGAGAGCTGCCCGTACGGGGGCCTGGTGGAAGTGTCTTCTCCTAAACCAGGAAGTGAAGGCAAGAAAGGCCTGAAAACACGGGATGTCTTTGCCTTCCGAAAATAG
- the TBC1D16 gene encoding TBC1 domain family member 16 isoform X3 yields MSLGRLLRRASSKASDLLTLTPGGGGSSSVLDGDIIYSKNNVCVHPPELLQGIGEHHPGYLCLYMEKDELLGTTLILAWVPNSRIQRQDEEALRYVTPESSPVRKAPRKRGHHAQALGVGRPLSPPEHRGALGLRGDEILSVSQLLRDGGPSSEGEKLSQSGARRSPQPPRSDSGTLSTVSSQEEHNSEALGKSSSSVFMDSESRDTCDNRMTCSTSSASSLDTSAQFQESNGQTQSTRWDEQQKVFALEQVCGVFRVDLGQMRSLRLFFSDEACTCGQLVVASRESQYKIFHFHHGGLDKLSEVFQQWKYCTETHLKDQQLADEKTCMQFSIRRPKLPSSETHPEENSHRRLDVSAWLQHLNEAGQVEEEYRLRKAIFFGGIDISIRGEVWPFLLRYYSYESTSEEREALRLQKRKEYFEIQEKRLSMTPDEQKDFWRQVQFTVDKDVVRTDRSNQFFRGEDNPNVETMRRILLNYAVFNPAIGYSQGMSDLVAPLLAEVLDESDTFWCFVGLMQNTIFISSPRDEDMEKQLLYLRELLRLMHPRFHQHLCALGEDGLQMLFCHRWILLCFKREFPEAEALRMWEACWAHYQTDYFHLFICVAIVVIYGDDVIEQQLATDQMLLHFGNLAMHMNGELVLRKARSLLYQFHLLPRIPCSLHDLCKLCGTGMWDSGFIPAVECSGHHPESESCPYGGLVEVSSPKPGSEGKKGLKTRDVFAFRK; encoded by the exons GCTATTTGTGCTTGTACATGGAGAAGGACGAGCTGCTGGGAACCACGCTGATCCTGGCCTGGGTGCCCAACTCCCGCATCCAGCGGCAGGATGAGGAAGCCCTGCGCTACGTCACCCCCGAGAGCTCCCCCGTGCGCAAAGCGCCCCGAAAGCGCGGCCACCACGCCCAGGCCCTCGGCGTCGGCCGGCCCCTGTCCCCCCCGGAGCACAGAGGGGCGCTGGGCCTCAGGGGGGACGAGATCCTCTCGGTGTCCCAGCTGCTGAGGGACGGGGGCCCCTCCTCGGAAGGGGAGAAGCTGTCGCAGAGCGGCGCCCGCCGGTCCCCGCAGCCGCCCCGCAGCGACTCAGGGACCCTGTCCACGGTCAGCTCCCAGGAGGAGCACAACAG TGAAGCcctggggaaaagcagcagctccgTGTTCATGGACAGTGAAAGCAG GGACACGTGTGACAATCGCATGACCTGCtccaccagctctgcctccagcctgGACACCAGTGCCCAGTTCCAGGAGAGCAATGGGCAAACGCAGAGCACCAGATGGGATGAACAGCAGAAGGTATTTGCCCTCGAGCAGGTGTGTGGTGTCTTCAGAGTAGACCTGGGACAAATGAGATCCCTTCGCCTTTTCTTCAG TGATGAGGCGTGTACCTGTGGGCAGCTGGTGGTGGCGAGCAGGGAGAGCCAGTACAAGATCTTCCATTTTCACCACGGTGGCCTGGATAAACTGTCTGAGGTGTTTCAGCAATGGAAGTACTGCACAGAGACCCATCTCAAGGACCAG CAGCTTGCAGATGAGAAAACCTGCATGCAGTTCTCCATCCGCCGCCCCAAGCTGCCCTCCTCGGAGACCCACCCCGAGGAGAACTCCCACCGGCGCCTGGACGTgtcagcctggctgcagcacctCAACGAGGCCGGCCAGGTGGAGGAGGAGTACAGGCTGAGGAAG GCCATTTTCTTTGGTGGGATTGATATTTCCATCCGTGGGGAGGTCTGGCCCTTTTTGCTCCGCTACTACAGCTACGAGTCCACCTCTGAAGAGAGAGAGGCACTGAGGctgcagaagaggaaagaatACTTTGAGATCCAGGAAAAAAG GCTGTCCATGACTCCAGATGAGCAGAAGGATTTCTGGCGCCAGGTGCAGTTCACGGTGGACAAGGATGTCGTGAGGACCGACCGCAGCAACCAGTTCTTCCGAGGGGAGGACAACCCAAACGTGGAGACCATGAG GAGGATCTTGCTGAACTATGCAGTGTTTAACCCAGCCATTGGATACTCCCAGGGCATGTCTGACCTGGTTGCCCCACTCCTGGCAGAGGTCCTGGATGAGTCGGATACTTTCTGGTGCTTTGTTGGGTTGATGCAGAACACAATCTTCATCAGCTCGCCCCGGGATGAAGACATGGAGAAGCAGCTG CTGTACCTGCGGGAGCTGCTGCGGCTGATGCACCCCCGCTTCCACCAGCACCTGTGTGCCCTGGGAGAGGACGGGCTGCAGATGCTCTTCTGCCACCGCTGGATCCTGCTCTGCTTCAAGCGCGAGTTCCCCGAGGCCGAGGCGCTGCGCATGTGGGAAGCGTGCTGGGCTCACTACCAG ACAGACTATTTCCACCTCTTCATCTGCGTGGCCATCGTGGTGATTTATGGGGACGACGTCATCGAGCAGCAGCTGGCCACTGACCAGATGCTGCTGCATTTCGGCAACCTGGCCATGCACATGAACGGGGAGCTCGTACTCAGGAAG gCCAGGAGTCTGCTCTATCAGTTCCACCTGCTGCCCCGCATCCCCTGCAGCCTGCACGACCTCTGCAAGCTGTGTGGGACAGGCATGTGGGACAGCGGCTTCATCCCCGCCGTGGAGTGCTCTGGCCACCACCCCGAGTCCGAGAGCTGCCCGTACGGGGGCCTGGTGGAAGTGTCTTCTCCTAAACCAGGAAGTGAAGGCAAGAAAGGCCTGAAAACACGGGATGTCTTTGCCTTCCGAAAATAG